The segment ACGGCGAGGACGCCCGTCGGGCCGGCGGCGATGCTGAACGCACCGGCCGTGCAGGCGACGGCGGCGGGCAGCAGGCGGCCGGTGGCGATGGCGCGCTCCACCGAGCACCAGGTCAGCAGGGCGCCGAGGCAGATGATCGGCTCGGGGCGCAGGCCGTTGTTGAACGGGAACCAGGCCACGAGGAAGACGGCAGCCGCCGTCCACGGAACCGCCGCGCGGATACGGGCCGCACGACCGATCCGCGGAAGGACCTCATGACTGATGATGAGCCAGCTGATGATGCCGCAAGCCAAGGCGGGCAGTCGCATCCACGGGCTCGCGACGGTCACGTGGCTGAGCAGGCCGAAGACCTCGTAGTACCAGCCGAACGGAGCTTCCGGCGCACCGAACCAGCGGAAGTAGTTGGCGGTGTAGTCGCTCTGCTGCGCCACCCGCGACATCGTCATCAGGTAGCCGTCGTCGGAGGTGTTCGGGCCGATCATGTGCCAGACGGCCAGGAGCCCGATGACGGTGTAGTCGCGGGGGTTCAATCGCCACCAGCGGGCCGGGAAGATGCGCCGGTGACCGCGGCGGTCGGTCGCGTCGAGCCGGGCGAGCGCGGCGAGGGAGATCAGGGTGCAGAGCACGCCGATGATGATCGCCAGCCACTTCAGGATGGTGGGCGCCGTGGTGTAACGGGAGTCGATCGTCATGTGCGCCCGCAAGCCGGGGAGTGCGGCTGCGGGACCGGTGAGCTGGGTGAACAAGCCGGTGACCTGCGGTCGCTGGTCGCCGCCGGGGACGTTCTCGTCGCCGGTCTTCGCCTTCAGCGGGTCGCCGGCGGAATCGGTGAGACCGACGAACTCGGCGGACACGGCGTCGGACGTCGCGCTGATCCGGAGGCTCCGGCAGTCGCTGGAACGGACGCGGTCGAGCGGTGCCGACAGGATCGGGATGTTACGGGTGACGACCTCGACGGTCGGTGTCGCGGAGGTGGTGACGCGGGCGAACAGCCCGCGGTCCGTGGCGTCCGGGGCCGACGGCGACGTCGTCGACAGCAGGATGGTCTTGCCCGGCGGGAGCGTGTCGACGGCCCGGCACGGGATGTCGACGTCGAGGTCGATCGGCGTGTACGAGAACAGGGGTGCCGACACCGAGCCGACCGTCCCGTTCTGCGGCCAGCTGACCTGCGCGACCGTCTGCGTCACCGGCATCAGCGGCGTCGCGAGAGCCAGCAGAGCGCCCAGGATTCCGGTGATGATCGCGGTTATCTGGGCCCGACGGACGGAGAAGGCTGGCACAGGTCGTCATCCTAGCTGCAGCGATCCTGACATCCGCCGGTACGCGGGCGCGGACCCGGCCGGGAGCGGTCCCGGCCGGGCGCACGCGGTCAGGCGAACGGCGAGTCGGCCAGCGGTTCGAGCGGCGTCACGTCGCGTTCGGCGAGATGGGCGGGTCTCGGCGCGGTGCCGCCGTACGGTTGCCGCGGTGCGTTCTCGACGCTGTTGAACACCAGGAACAGGTTGGCGCGCGGATACGGCGAGATGTTATTCCCCGACGCGTGCATCGAGTTCGCGTCGAAGAACAGACCGGCTCCCGCGGCGCCGGTGAACTGGTCGATGCCGAACTCGTAGCCCAACTCGGTGATCACCCGCTCGGACGGCACCCCGACCCGCTGCTGCTGCAACGACTCCCGGAAGTTGCCGTCGGGGGTGCTGCCGATGCAGGGGACGAACGTGCGGTGGGCGCCCGGCATCAGCATCAGGCCGCCGTTGAACGCGAAGTTGTCGGTCAGCGCGATCGACAGGCTCACCGTGCGCGGTGCGGGCAGGCCGTCCTCGGCGTGCCAGGTCTCGAAGTCGGAGTGCCAATAGAAGCCGCTGCCTGCCATTCCAGGCATCGCATTGATCCGCGACTGGTGGACGTACACCTCGGATCCCAGGATCTGACGTGCCCGGTCGAGGATCCGCGGTGTGCGGGCGAGGGCGTCGAACACCGGGCTCACCCGGTGGACCCGGAAGATGGAGCGGATGGCTCCCGAACCGCGTTCGCGGATCAGCAGGTCGCTGTCGGCGAGCGTCGGATCAGCGGCCATCCGGTCGAACTCCGACCAACAGCGCTGCACCTGCGTCGGGGTCAGCAGTCCCTGCTCGATGTGGAAGCCGGTGCGGTCGTAGGAGTTCAGTTCGTGCCGTCGGAACGGCCCGGGACGGGCGCCCCACACCGTCGGGTCCGGGCGCGGCAGCGTGTCGGCAGAGTCAGTGAAGTCGGGTTCGAGTCGCGACGGGTAGCGATCGTGAACGGCCTCATAGGTACTGCTCGGGGTGGTCAAAGGAATCCTCCCTCCGTGATCGGCGGGCCGGACGGCCCGCGTCGTGGACCACCTCCACCGTTACCAGGATCGGCGAGTCGGGGCGTCCGACGACGCGTCGGTGGAGACGAGTCCCACATCGTCGGCAGTAGAGTTCCAGGCATGTCGACCACCGAAGCGTCACCACTGCCGATCCTGCTGCTCAACGGTCCCAACCTGAACATGCTCGGGACACGACAGCCGCAGGTCTACGGATCCGACACGCTCGACGACGTCGTCGCACTGACGGAACGGACCGCGGCCGCGCACGGGCTGGCGGTCCGTGCGCTGCAGACCAATCACGAGGGCGAGATGATCGACGCCATCCACGCCGCCCGGGGCGCGGTGAGCGGGATCGTCATCAACCCCGGCGGTTGGACGCACACCTCGGTGGCACTGGCCGACGCGCTCGTCATCCCGGAGGTGCCGATCATCGAGGTGCACATCAGCAACGTGCATGCGCGGGAGGCGTTCCGGCACCACTCGTACATCTCGCCGATCGCCGCGGGCGTGATCGTCGGCTGCGGGATCGACGGCTACGCCTTCGCCGTTCAGCGGCTGGCTGGGCTCGTCGGTGCTACTCGTCGGTAGCCGCTGACCTGCGCGTTGCCCGAAACGGCTGCGGTGTGCCGTAAGGTGGAGTAGTCGGAGCGTGTCCACCGGGCATGCTCGTCATTCGGCGCAGATGCGCCGTGCGTCGTAGAACGCCTCCACGCAGACCCCGGATCTCTCGCGGGTGCGTCGAACTTTCATACGGCGAACCGACACGCTCACCCCGCGCGTGTTCGCCACCTGATCTGCCCCACGGTGCTTCGCCGCGCGCAGACACTGCATGTAAGGCTGATGTCCCTCATGACCACATTCGCTGATCTCGGCGTGCCCGCACCCATCTGTGATGCGCTGGCCGCCGACGGCAAGGCCGCCCCGTTCCCGATTCAGGCCGACACCCTGCCCGACACCCTCGCGGGTCGCGACGTCCTGGGTCGCGGAAAGACGGGCTCGGGCAAGACCCTCGCCTTCTCGATCCCGCTCGTCACCCGTCTCGCCGAGGCGGGCGTCCGCCGCAAGTCCGGCCGCCCCACGGGCCTCGTGCTGTCGCCGACGCGCGAGCTCGCCACCCAGATCGCGACTGCGATGGAACCCCTCGCGACGGCCGTCGGCCTGCGCGTCACCACCGTCTTCGGCGGCGTCAAGCAGACCCGCCAGGAGTCCGCGCTGCGCGCAGGCGCCGACATCGTCGTCGCCTGCCCCGGTCGCCTGGAGGATCTGATGCGGCAGCGCATCATCAGCCTCGACGACGTCCAGATCACCGTGCTCGACGAGGCCGACCACATGGCCGACCTCGGCTTCCTGCCCGTGGTCACCCGCATCCTCGCCGCGACCCCCGCGGGCGGCCAGCGGATGCTGTTCTCCGCCACCCTGGACAACGGCGTCGACAAGATCGTCAAGCGCTTCCTCTCCAAGCCCACCACGCACTCGCTCGACGAGGCCACCTCGCCCGTCGCCAAGATGACGCACCACGTGTTCCGCGTCGCGTCGACCACCGAGAAGACCGCGCTGGTGCGGGAACTGGCGTCGGGCACCGGCCGCCGCATCCTGTTCACCCGGACCAAGCATCAGGCCAAGAAGCTCGCGAAGAAGCTGACCGCCGAGGGCATCCCGGCCGTCGACCTGCACGGCAACCTGTCGCAGTCGCAGCGCGACCGCAATCTCGCGGCGTTCGCCGCCGAGGACGGTGCCAAGGTGCTCGTCGCGACCGACGTCGCCGCCCGCGGTGTGCACGTCGACGACGTCGAACTCGTCGTGCACGTGGACCCGCCGGCCGAGCACAAGGCCTACCTGCACCGTTCGGGCCGTACCGCGCGCGCCGGGCACACCGGCGACGTCGTCACCGTCTGCCTCCCCGAGCAGTGGGGAGATCTGCGCAAGCTGCTGCAGAAGGCCGCCATCAAGGTCCCCGGCCAGCAGGTGACCGCGCAGTCGGCCGTCGTCGACGAGCTCGTCGGCGAGCGCGCGCCGTACCGCGAGGCGCCGGTCGTCGCTCCGCCGCAGCAGCAGCCGAAGAAGCAGGGCCAGGGTCGTCGCCGTCCGGCGAAGTCGGGCGGTCGTTCCGCCGGTGCGGGTGCCGGTCGTTCGGGCGGCGGTCGTCGCGGAGGCCAGGGACGCGGTCGTTCCGGCGGCGCCTCGAGCCAGAACGAGCACCGCGGCAGCGGTCGTCCCGCGGCCAAGCCCGTGCACACCTCGTCCAGCCCCAAGGCGGAGGCCGGTGCGGGTGCGCCCCGCCGTCGTCGTCGTTCCAGCCGTCCCGCGGGTGCGCCGCGCGGCTGATATTGCCGCTAGCAATATTTGCGTCCCCGTGACGCCGCTCCGAGGGCAAATAGCCCTCGGCGGGTGCTCACGGGGACGCAAATGTTTGTTGAGCGATGCCCGGTGTCAGCGCGCGAGCGCCTGCTCCACGAACGTCCTCATCCGGCCGCACAGCATGGGGCCGTGGCCGGGCATCAGGATGACGGCATCCAGGTCGGCGAGGGCCGCGACGGCCGCCTCGTTGGCGGCGACGTCATGGGTGAACGTGTGGTCCAGGCACTGCGGACCGCGATGCTTGGTGGTCGGATGAGCGCTGATCAGCGCGTCGCCGGAGATCAGGAGCTCGCCGTCGCCGACCAGGAACGCGCTGTGGCCCCGCGTGTGACCGTGCGTGGGGACGGCGACGGGGGAGCCGGGAAGCGCCGAGAGGTCGCCGAGCGGCTGGGTGTCGCCGATCCCCGACTTGTCGAGCGCACCGAGGCGCACGACGCCCTGCAGCCACCGCATCACGCGGGGCCGGTAGGCGATCGGCGCGAGGGTCGACGCGTCGGCCTGCTCCAGGAACTCGCGTCGCGCGTGCGGGACCTCCGCGGGGTCGGCGTACACCGGGAACGACCGCGTGCGGCCGATCTGCGCCAACCCGCCGAGGTGATCGATGTGGGCGTGGGTCAGGAGCGCAGCCTGCACCTCCGACAGGTCGCTGCCGACGCGGCGAAGCGACTCGGCGACGGCACCCGCGTGTCCGGGGTAGCCGCCGTCGACCAGGGTGATGCCGTCGTCATCCTGCAGGATCACCCAGTTCACGTACTTGGTGTGCACCAGGTGGGTCTTCGCCCGGCCGTGGTCGATGGTGGTGATATCGAGGTCCGCCATGAGATCAGCCCTTCCGGACGACGAGGACGAATGGTCCGACCTCGGTGACCTCGAAGGCGGGATCATCGAAGGCGGTCGGCTGGAATGTCACCGTATAGCGCTTCACGTTGGGATCGTTCGGATAGACGTCCTCGGCGAGCCGCAGCGTGTAGCCGTCGGGGCTGTACCGGAAGACGAAGACGTTCGGTGCCCGCCACCGGCTCTGCTCCAGATTCGCGAGCATCTCCTGCGGCGTCGTGGCCTTCGACCACTTCTCGATGGTCGCGGCGCGCTCGGCGAACTCCGCGATCGGATTGGCATAGTGCGAGGTCAGTCCCTGGAAACCCCAGTACGGGTACACGGAGAGGAAACCGAAGTCGGCGGTCAGGACCACGTTGTCGGTCGGCGGCCTGCCGGTCTGCTCGCGGATCAGCTCGTCGAGCTTCGGGTAGTACGACTCGGCGCCGGGCGCATGCTGGTCGGCGCGTGCGCCGTAGCCGTCGGTGTCGGTGTACGCGGTGGTGATCTCCGTGGCGAGCGCTGCGGGGATGTGCTGGGCGACGGCGATCGCCGCCACCGCGCCGATCACGCCGATCA is part of the Gordonia phthalatica genome and harbors:
- the thpD gene encoding ectoine hydroxylase: MTTPSSTYEAVHDRYPSRLEPDFTDSADTLPRPDPTVWGARPGPFRRHELNSYDRTGFHIEQGLLTPTQVQRCWSEFDRMAADPTLADSDLLIRERGSGAIRSIFRVHRVSPVFDALARTPRILDRARQILGSEVYVHQSRINAMPGMAGSGFYWHSDFETWHAEDGLPAPRTVSLSIALTDNFAFNGGLMLMPGAHRTFVPCIGSTPDGNFRESLQQQRVGVPSERVITELGYEFGIDQFTGAAGAGLFFDANSMHASGNNISPYPRANLFLVFNSVENAPRQPYGGTAPRPAHLAERDVTPLEPLADSPFA
- the aroQ gene encoding type II 3-dehydroquinate dehydratase, coding for MSTTEASPLPILLLNGPNLNMLGTRQPQVYGSDTLDDVVALTERTAAAHGLAVRALQTNHEGEMIDAIHAARGAVSGIVINPGGWTHTSVALADALVIPEVPIIEVHISNVHAREAFRHHSYISPIAAGVIVGCGIDGYAFAVQRLAGLVGATRR
- a CDS encoding DEAD/DEAH box helicase: MTTFADLGVPAPICDALAADGKAAPFPIQADTLPDTLAGRDVLGRGKTGSGKTLAFSIPLVTRLAEAGVRRKSGRPTGLVLSPTRELATQIATAMEPLATAVGLRVTTVFGGVKQTRQESALRAGADIVVACPGRLEDLMRQRIISLDDVQITVLDEADHMADLGFLPVVTRILAATPAGGQRMLFSATLDNGVDKIVKRFLSKPTTHSLDEATSPVAKMTHHVFRVASTTEKTALVRELASGTGRRILFTRTKHQAKKLAKKLTAEGIPAVDLHGNLSQSQRDRNLAAFAAEDGAKVLVATDVAARGVHVDDVELVVHVDPPAEHKAYLHRSGRTARAGHTGDVVTVCLPEQWGDLRKLLQKAAIKVPGQQVTAQSAVVDELVGERAPYREAPVVAPPQQQPKKQGQGRRRPAKSGGRSAGAGAGRSGGGRRGGQGRGRSGGASSQNEHRGSGRPAAKPVHTSSSPKAEAGAGAPRRRRRSSRPAGAPRG
- a CDS encoding MBL fold metallo-hydrolase, which produces MADLDITTIDHGRAKTHLVHTKYVNWVILQDDDGITLVDGGYPGHAGAVAESLRRVGSDLSEVQAALLTHAHIDHLGGLAQIGRTRSFPVYADPAEVPHARREFLEQADASTLAPIAYRPRVMRWLQGVVRLGALDKSGIGDTQPLGDLSALPGSPVAVPTHGHTRGHSAFLVGDGELLISGDALISAHPTTKHRGPQCLDHTFTHDVAANEAAVAALADLDAVILMPGHGPMLCGRMRTFVEQALAR